From one Bacteroides intestinalis DSM 17393 genomic stretch:
- a CDS encoding smalltalk protein produces MKKRTWDKILKIVIAVASALLGALSAHAMTV; encoded by the coding sequence ATGAAGAAAAGGACCTGGGACAAGATTTTGAAAATTGTAATTGCTGTAGCTTCTGCTCTATTGGGTGCGCTGAGTGCGCATGCGATGACAGTATAA
- a CDS encoding HU family DNA-binding protein gives MDVTVERYMRRKIVTDSASPQFFYLRQKPGTCKTVDVDTLAAAIQKSCAMTKGDVKHVIEALVEEVQENLVNGNKVKLNLFGTFHMTFCCPGVATSAECTVKNIKRVNIRFVPDKELKLVNNSHAVTRSPANVTFALEKPKDEDGSSSGGNSGGGDSGGDGGIEDDPLG, from the coding sequence ATGGATGTAACCGTAGAGCGCTATATGCGCAGAAAAATCGTGACTGATTCGGCGTCTCCCCAATTTTTCTATCTCCGTCAGAAACCCGGTACGTGCAAGACTGTGGATGTGGATACCCTTGCCGCCGCCATACAAAAAAGTTGTGCGATGACGAAAGGAGATGTGAAACATGTGATCGAAGCTCTCGTAGAGGAGGTTCAGGAGAATCTGGTTAATGGGAACAAGGTGAAGTTGAACCTGTTTGGTACGTTTCATATGACATTTTGCTGTCCGGGAGTAGCTACTTCGGCAGAGTGTACCGTGAAGAATATCAAACGGGTGAATATCCGTTTTGTTCCGGACAAGGAGCTGAAGTTGGTAAATAACAGCCATGCCGTCACCAGAAGCCCTGCAAATGTAACATTCGCATTGGAAAAACCGAAAGACGAAGATGGCAGTTCTTCCGGTGGCAACTCCGGCGGTGGTGATTCCGGCGGCGACGGCGGGATTGAGGATGATCCGCTGGGATAG
- a CDS encoding DUF4248 domain-containing protein, protein MKERNFDWLLQGCHPLSEVAQAYYPCEYNSSSIRSFRKHIKGIPQLYADLLEAEYTDKVTTLTPLQIAIVIRHLDVPNQAKEELEKQPFS, encoded by the coding sequence ATGAAAGAAAGAAATTTTGACTGGCTGCTTCAGGGCTGTCATCCTCTGTCCGAAGTGGCACAGGCGTATTATCCGTGTGAGTACAACAGTTCGTCCATCCGTTCGTTTCGAAAACATATTAAGGGGATACCGCAACTATATGCAGACTTGCTGGAGGCGGAGTACACTGATAAGGTCACCACATTGACCCCACTACAGATTGCGATAGTGATCCGGCATCTGGACGTTCCCAATCAGGCGAAAGAGGAACTCGAAAAGCAGCCGTTTAGTTGA
- a CDS encoding ATP-binding protein, producing the protein MSSKIYPIGIQNFESLRRDNYFYIDKTALIYQMVKTGRYYFLSRPRRFGKSLLVSTLEAYFLGKKELFTGLAMEKQEKDWINYPVLHLDLNARNYEDADSLLEELNKNLEIWERTYSSPYSDRAPEERFYHVIRLAYEQTGQRVVILVDEYDKPMLQAIGNEALQREFRNMLKPFYGVLKTLDGCIKFALLTGVTKFGKISVFSDLNNLNDISMYEPFVSICGMTEREIHENLKAELHELAAAQKMTYEQTAAELKECYDGYHFVENTEGIYNPFSVLNTFYKMKFGSYWFETGTPTYLVELLKRSHYDLERMAHVQTDADVLNSIYGDEDPIPVIFQSGYLTIKGYDKEFGLYRLGFPNREVEEGFIKFLVPFYTRLSKVEAPFEIQKFVMELRAGDVDAFFKRLRSFFADTPYELVSDLELHYQNVLFIIDKLLGFYVNAERHTSDGRIDLVLQTDRFIYVMEFKLNGTAEEAMAQINEKGYAQPFEKDGRQLFKIGVNFSNKTRNIEKWIVEKQS; encoded by the coding sequence ATGAGCAGCAAGATTTATCCTATTGGTATTCAGAATTTCGAAAGTCTTCGTAGAGATAACTATTTCTATATAGATAAAACGGCCTTGATTTATCAAATGGTGAAGACGGGACGTTATTATTTCCTGAGCCGTCCGCGCCGTTTCGGAAAGAGTTTGCTGGTTTCTACCCTCGAAGCCTATTTCCTGGGGAAGAAGGAACTGTTCACCGGGTTGGCGATGGAGAAGCAGGAAAAGGACTGGATAAATTATCCAGTGCTACATCTTGATCTGAATGCCCGTAACTATGAAGATGCCGATTCTCTGCTTGAGGAACTGAATAAAAATCTTGAAATCTGGGAGCGGACCTATAGCAGCCCCTATTCCGATCGTGCGCCTGAAGAACGGTTTTACCATGTCATTCGTTTGGCTTATGAACAAACGGGACAGCGTGTCGTAATCCTTGTGGACGAGTATGATAAACCTATGTTGCAAGCCATCGGCAATGAAGCCTTGCAACGTGAGTTCCGCAACATGCTGAAACCCTTTTACGGGGTATTGAAGACTTTGGACGGCTGCATCAAGTTCGCTTTGCTGACGGGAGTTACGAAGTTTGGTAAGATAAGTGTGTTTAGTGACTTGAATAATCTGAATGATATTTCTATGTACGAACCGTTTGTCTCTATCTGTGGAATGACGGAGCGGGAAATACATGAGAATCTGAAAGCCGAATTGCATGAGCTGGCCGCCGCGCAAAAGATGACTTACGAGCAAACCGCCGCCGAACTGAAAGAGTGCTACGATGGCTATCATTTCGTTGAGAATACGGAAGGCATCTATAATCCTTTCAGCGTGCTGAACACTTTCTATAAGATGAAGTTCGGCAGCTACTGGTTTGAGACAGGTACGCCTACCTATCTCGTGGAATTGTTAAAGCGTAGCCATTACGATTTAGAACGTATGGCACACGTACAGACTGATGCCGATGTTCTGAATAGTATCTATGGTGACGAAGACCCCATTCCTGTGATTTTTCAGAGTGGGTATCTCACCATAAAAGGGTACGACAAGGAATTCGGCCTCTATCGTCTCGGTTTCCCGAATAGGGAGGTAGAAGAGGGGTTCATTAAGTTTTTGGTACCTTTCTATACCCGGCTCAGTAAAGTGGAGGCTCCTTTTGAGATACAAAAGTTCGTGATGGAATTGCGTGCCGGAGACGTTGATGCTTTCTTCAAGCGTCTTCGTAGTTTCTTTGCAGATACCCCTTACGAGTTGGTGAGCGATCTTGAACTTCATTATCAGAATGTGCTTTTCATCATTGACAAGCTCCTGGGTTTCTATGTCAATGCAGAACGTCACACCTCGGACGGACGCATTGACCTGGTGTTGCAGACGGACCGTTTCATCTATGTGATGGAATTCAAGCTGAACGGTACCGCCGAGGAGGCCATGGCGCAAATTAACGAGAAAGGTTATGCACAGCCTTTCGAGAAGGACGGCCGGCAACTGTTCAAGATTGGCGTGAACTTCAGTAACAAGACGCGAAACATTGAGAAGTGGATTGTAGAGAAGCAAAGTTGA
- a CDS encoding DUF4906 domain-containing protein, with amino-acid sequence MIVNSSVINAIDPSATGSMNAMPYVLHLKHVKVAVVNGKAIIQSPDGSYDMRLMLKRLATRLTVTWDYSVTDYKLKQLLIQSVPLNYTIVDRPETDDTYPSIVSQFTMLEIPVADANAAHGSYSCWMPANVRGESAAATTETQRTKANAPVGSTFFNFVAVNTTDGKKKLDYRVYIGSGSSTDFNMYRNKDYSYTVNFAHVGIPTGDNRVTYIAPIPASENNDNLVPTANCFMVEPGGSFCFDPFAFQQNGTEITNSQMTGWYGTASTGIKSVKLLWQTRENGDVGDPVMGIANSDDDHTNIVDIKRTIDNSDINTVPANDKGQCRIYCRVAANTTGGNGVIAAYDGPDGTGNIVWSWHVWVTDYKPDTRGGEQVLELVNKRKLLFSLNNASVLPMMDRNLGAMAGYVDEAPTSFVEMSKTNGFHYQWGRKDPFPSSYTTKKICVINNKNSSTPPEGMLNRYAADGITYVVNGGQSVTRHLAGSRLYFMQPVAKVLPRQIS; translated from the coding sequence ATGATAGTAAATTCTTCCGTGATAAATGCGATTGACCCCTCGGCTACGGGGAGTATGAACGCTATGCCTTACGTGCTTCATTTGAAGCATGTAAAGGTAGCCGTTGTCAATGGTAAAGCTATCATTCAGAGTCCGGACGGCAGCTACGACATGCGCCTGATGCTGAAACGTCTGGCTACGCGTCTGACTGTAACATGGGATTATAGTGTTACAGATTATAAATTGAAACAACTCCTGATTCAGAGTGTACCGTTGAACTATACCATCGTGGATAGACCGGAGACTGACGACACCTATCCCTCCATCGTTTCGCAGTTCACCATGCTTGAAATACCTGTTGCGGATGCCAATGCCGCACATGGTTCTTATTCCTGCTGGATGCCCGCCAATGTGCGTGGCGAAAGTGCTGCCGCTACCACGGAAACGCAGCGCACGAAAGCGAATGCTCCTGTAGGCAGTACCTTTTTCAATTTCGTAGCCGTGAACACGACTGACGGAAAGAAGAAGCTCGACTACCGTGTTTATATCGGTTCCGGTTCTTCTACGGATTTTAATATGTATCGCAATAAGGATTACTCTTATACCGTGAACTTTGCGCACGTCGGCATCCCTACGGGTGATAATCGTGTGACCTATATCGCCCCTATTCCTGCTTCGGAAAATAACGATAATCTGGTGCCCACCGCCAATTGCTTTATGGTGGAGCCGGGCGGTTCATTCTGCTTCGACCCTTTCGCATTCCAGCAAAACGGAACAGAGATCACCAATTCACAAATGACGGGCTGGTATGGTACTGCCAGTACAGGCATCAAGTCGGTAAAGCTGCTTTGGCAAACCCGTGAAAACGGTGATGTGGGTGATCCTGTAATGGGAATTGCTAATAGTGATGATGACCATACCAATATTGTAGACATAAAACGAACGATAGATAATAGTGATATCAATACGGTGCCAGCCAATGATAAAGGGCAATGCCGCATCTATTGCCGTGTAGCTGCCAACACCACCGGAGGTAACGGAGTGATTGCTGCATACGACGGTCCGGATGGTACGGGAAACATTGTCTGGAGCTGGCATGTTTGGGTGACGGATTATAAGCCGGATACCCGTGGAGGTGAACAAGTCTTGGAGCTGGTTAATAAGCGGAAGCTGCTCTTTTCGCTGAACAATGCAAGTGTACTTCCGATGATGGACCGTAATTTGGGAGCAATGGCGGGATATGTAGATGAAGCTCCGACTTCATTTGTCGAAATGTCCAAGACCAATGGTTTCCATTATCAGTGGGGGCGCAAAGACCCGTTCCCAAGTAGCTATACGACTAAAAAGATCTGCGTAATTAATAATAAGAATTCATCTACGCCTCCCGAAGGTATGTTGAACCGCTATGCAGCGGATGGGATTACATACGTGGTGAATGGAGGACAATCAGTTACCAGACATCTTGCCGGTAGCCGCTTGTATTTTATGCAGCCAGTAGCAAAGGTCCTGCCTAGACAAATATCGTAG
- a CDS encoding PDDEXK nuclease domain-containing protein — MNESENIILENSASNPLATEIKQLIARSRRQVATQVNSAITLLYWNIGKRIKQEVLKDQRAEYGKQILSNLSKELTVAFGKGWGEQQLRHCIRCAEVFVDGEILYTLCIELSWSHIRTLMFIDEPLKRDFYIEMCKMEHWSVRQLNKRIDSMLYERTAISKKPEQTIAHDIELLRKEKQLTPEMAFRDPVILDFLGLNDTYSEKDLESAILAHLQNFIMELGSDFAFLARQKRITIDNVDYYIDLLFYHRKLKRLIAIELKLGKFKVEHKSQIELYLRWLDKHERAEGENSPMGILLCAEKSDSLVELLELGNSGIHIAQYLTELPDKKVLEVQLKKSIKLAKERL; from the coding sequence ATGAATGAATCCGAGAATATAATATTGGAGAACAGTGCGTCCAATCCTCTTGCCACAGAGATAAAACAACTTATAGCAAGGAGTCGGCGGCAGGTGGCTACTCAGGTAAATAGTGCTATTACATTGCTTTACTGGAATATAGGGAAGCGTATAAAGCAAGAAGTTCTGAAAGATCAACGTGCTGAATACGGTAAACAGATATTATCCAATCTGAGTAAAGAGTTGACAGTGGCTTTTGGGAAAGGATGGGGTGAACAACAGTTAAGGCATTGCATACGTTGTGCCGAAGTTTTTGTTGATGGGGAGATTTTATACACACTGTGTATAGAATTGAGTTGGTCGCATATTCGTACACTAATGTTTATTGATGAGCCTTTGAAACGGGATTTTTATATTGAAATGTGCAAAATGGAACATTGGAGTGTGCGTCAGTTGAATAAACGCATTGATTCTATGTTGTATGAACGTACCGCTATCAGTAAGAAACCGGAGCAAACCATAGCTCATGATATCGAATTACTGCGTAAAGAGAAGCAACTGACTCCTGAAATGGCATTTCGGGATCCTGTTATATTGGATTTTTTAGGTTTGAATGATACTTATTCGGAAAAAGACCTTGAATCTGCAATTTTGGCTCATTTACAAAATTTCATCATGGAACTTGGAAGCGACTTTGCGTTTCTTGCTCGCCAAAAACGGATAACTATTGATAATGTGGATTATTATATTGACTTATTGTTCTATCATAGAAAGCTGAAACGACTCATTGCTATCGAGTTGAAGTTAGGTAAATTCAAGGTAGAGCATAAGAGCCAGATTGAATTATATCTACGCTGGCTGGATAAACATGAAAGAGCAGAAGGTGAAAACTCTCCTATGGGAATTTTGCTTTGCGCTGAGAAAAGTGATAGTCTGGTAGAACTGTTGGAGTTGGGTAACTCAGGAATACATATCGCCCAGTATTTGACGGAATTACCTGATAAGAAGGTTTTAGAGGTTCAATTGAAGAAATCAATAAAGTTAGCAAAAGAAAGGTTGTAG
- a CDS encoding DUF4906 domain-containing protein, protein MEGIIIDYTDYKNQPNYLVSDAIEFAGVYDTTQDKVVLLAGLSYAYSWIDVKWTNKVSSPARFTLQSITACNLPKSLAIESRAGTTAGVYPPVTTEITGTCSVGSNSADAGLNSNSTYTFYMPENLRGVGCGKSFQEKNLNAYGPKADGKAPALGGDGKPESGGDLSKCTYIDLVGSYWYNYSTSALDATNPISVRYRLYLGGNLVNDYNVRRGYHYTITVQISGANSGDVRVTITNGNVVVFDKVETIDKVVDF, encoded by the coding sequence TTGGAAGGCATTATAATCGACTATACAGATTATAAGAATCAGCCGAATTATCTGGTATCGGATGCAATAGAATTTGCTGGTGTGTATGATACTACGCAGGACAAAGTTGTTCTTCTGGCAGGTTTGAGCTATGCCTATAGCTGGATAGATGTGAAATGGACGAATAAAGTCAGCTCCCCTGCACGATTCACTCTCCAATCCATAACTGCTTGCAATCTACCTAAATCATTAGCAATTGAAAGCCGTGCCGGAACAACTGCTGGTGTTTATCCGCCGGTAACAACGGAAATAACCGGAACTTGTAGTGTTGGCTCTAATTCTGCCGATGCTGGTCTTAATTCAAACAGTACCTATACTTTCTATATGCCCGAAAATCTTCGCGGAGTAGGTTGCGGCAAATCTTTCCAAGAGAAAAACCTCAATGCCTACGGTCCTAAAGCCGATGGCAAGGCACCCGCATTGGGTGGTGACGGCAAACCTGAATCGGGTGGTGACTTGTCGAAATGTACCTATATTGATCTGGTCGGGTCGTATTGGTACAATTATAGTACTTCCGCTCTGGATGCCACGAACCCTATCTCTGTTCGTTATCGTTTGTATCTGGGCGGCAATCTGGTGAATGATTACAATGTTCGCCGCGGCTACCACTATACAATTACTGTGCAGATCAGCGGTGCCAACAGTGGTGATGTGCGGGTAACCATTACGAATGGTAATGTGGTGGTGTTCGATAAGGTGGAGACGATTGATAAAGTGGTGGATTTTTAA
- a CDS encoding fimbrillin family protein — protein MKYTDILLASVAALVFLGCDGDGVPEPDTEGNALQLRSVELSDPSVTRALGATQLTKIGVYVTDNAHAALSKNAKSVYELANGTWSSTTPPDITVTNTSTPNRLYAFAPSDLSVTNSSVGNHSVPVQVVADNFNASQQVDYLRATPLAATAASRAVTFTMNHALAKVSFRVSKSANVQETLTLTKIELLSSTSRLQMGSSDTMNLSTGTLNGLASTNSIALEGSTVLSTLQKDPNVSSLVAPMSAAETRLSFRLTVNVTEADGNVTPRSFETAVVSAVQWKAGYHYVYAITVDKMGGSLTNVKIDVWKSDANQNTGIGI, from the coding sequence ATGAAATATACAGATATCTTGTTGGCTTCCGTAGCAGCTCTCGTATTCTTGGGCTGTGATGGAGATGGTGTACCGGAACCGGACACTGAGGGAAATGCTTTGCAGTTACGTTCGGTGGAGTTGTCCGATCCTTCGGTCACTCGTGCGCTGGGAGCCACCCAGTTGACTAAAATCGGTGTATATGTCACCGATAACGCGCATGCAGCACTGTCAAAGAATGCCAAATCCGTGTACGAATTGGCGAATGGAACATGGAGTTCAACTACTCCTCCCGATATAACGGTGACGAATACGAGTACTCCCAATCGTTTGTATGCCTTTGCTCCGTCGGATCTATCGGTCACAAATTCTTCTGTCGGTAATCATTCCGTACCTGTTCAGGTGGTAGCGGACAATTTCAACGCTTCCCAGCAGGTGGATTACCTCCGTGCCACCCCGCTGGCAGCTACGGCTGCTTCCCGTGCGGTTACCTTCACCATGAATCATGCTCTAGCAAAGGTTAGTTTCCGGGTGTCAAAGTCTGCCAATGTACAGGAAACGCTGACTTTGACAAAGATAGAACTGCTAAGTAGCACCAGCCGTTTGCAAATGGGGTCGAGTGATACTATGAATCTGAGTACTGGAACCCTGAACGGTCTGGCATCTACCAATTCCATCGCTTTGGAAGGATCGACAGTGCTGAGCACCTTGCAAAAAGACCCTAATGTCAGTTCTTTGGTAGCCCCTATGAGTGCTGCCGAAACGCGCCTTTCATTTCGCCTTACGGTGAATGTCACCGAAGCTGACGGCAATGTCACTCCCCGTTCTTTTGAAACGGCGGTTGTGAGTGCGGTGCAATGGAAAGCAGGCTATCATTATGTCTACGCCATTACGGTAGACAAGATGGGCGGCAGTCTGACCAATGTAAAGATTGACGTATGGAAGAGTGATGCAAATCAGAATACGGGAATTGGAATATAA
- a CDS encoding fimbrillin family protein has protein sequence MNKTHIYTNYTGIRSQFRLLLLLMAGVFASCTQDGAGVATPLEISAEIGNPQTRADDPHLSDYDKKKFVTDDVIKISKTGSTDVNYKRTAAGNWTPSVSTTPMTTTGSGETFTATFPNDFSSILANQSTPTNFWKSNRLTATAAATGNRVSFSFALATCKITIIVSFQVDNSSGSAKVTGKGLCSGNATEETITLLKTSEAVRRHTYSGIFSPKAATSYTISVTASPFGTRTYQEKGSGLTFHAGYEYQYTFTGTNELNLTSVVVTEFLPGFSGTDGEEDVGNAT, from the coding sequence ATGAATAAGACTCATATATATACTAACTACACGGGTATCCGGTCGCAATTCCGGTTACTACTGTTATTGATGGCAGGTGTATTCGCATCGTGTACACAGGACGGTGCAGGCGTCGCTACGCCGTTGGAAATATCTGCCGAAATCGGCAATCCCCAGACGCGTGCGGACGACCCGCATCTATCGGACTATGATAAAAAGAAATTTGTGACCGATGATGTGATTAAAATATCAAAAACAGGATCAACAGACGTCAATTATAAACGGACGGCAGCCGGAAATTGGACCCCGTCTGTGTCCACTACTCCGATGACTACAACGGGCAGCGGGGAGACTTTTACAGCCACTTTTCCCAATGATTTTTCAAGTATATTGGCGAATCAAAGCACGCCTACTAATTTCTGGAAAAGCAATCGGCTGACTGCTACCGCCGCTGCCACCGGAAACCGTGTCAGTTTCAGTTTTGCACTGGCTACCTGTAAAATTACGATTATTGTAAGTTTTCAGGTTGATAATAGTAGTGGAAGTGCTAAGGTTACCGGAAAGGGACTCTGTAGTGGAAACGCTACCGAGGAAACCATCACCTTATTGAAAACCTCCGAAGCCGTGAGACGCCATACCTATTCAGGTATCTTTTCACCCAAAGCTGCCACTTCCTATACCATTTCGGTGACGGCAAGCCCCTTTGGGACCCGTACTTATCAGGAGAAAGGCAGTGGCTTGACCTTTCATGCGGGATACGAATATCAATACACGTTTACCGGAACGAATGAGTTGAACCTTACTAGTGTGGTCGTGACGGAGTTTCTTCCGGGTTTCAGTGGTACTGATGGTGAAGAAGATGTCGGCAATGCAACCTGA
- a CDS encoding fimbrillin family protein, giving the protein MGFLPAVMYRASFPVGYDGIQASQEKKADFLKSNYLRTPEVPVSGAEVKFTGDNAFNHENAKRTLKFTGVNTLPVFSRMTIQAIGLRTGSSTAIESINMLRPVDSEYIWCTVIYPRAKNTEISITITDAYGLTYKAIVKCAMAKGTSYTYTLKLQNNILVPVGQAEIKDWTVSSRHNGDFDPSI; this is encoded by the coding sequence TTGGGTTTTCTTCCTGCCGTGATGTATCGTGCTTCTTTCCCGGTCGGTTACGATGGCATCCAGGCAAGCCAGGAGAAGAAAGCAGATTTCCTGAAAAGTAACTACCTCCGTACACCCGAAGTCCCTGTTTCGGGTGCTGAAGTGAAATTTACAGGCGACAATGCTTTCAATCATGAAAATGCGAAACGGACACTGAAGTTCACCGGTGTGAATACATTGCCTGTTTTCAGCCGGATGACCATACAGGCAATCGGATTGAGGACGGGCAGCAGTACGGCTATTGAAAGTATCAATATGCTGCGCCCTGTCGATTCCGAATACATCTGGTGCACGGTGATTTATCCGCGGGCCAAGAATACGGAGATTTCAATAACAATAACAGATGCGTATGGCCTCACCTATAAGGCTATTGTCAAATGTGCCATGGCAAAAGGAACCAGCTATACATATACACTGAAATTGCAGAATAATATTCTCGTCCCGGTAGGTCAGGCCGAAATAAAGGACTGGACGGTATCAAGCAGGCATAATGGGGACTTTGATCCCTCTATTTAA
- a CDS encoding fimbrillin family protein has product MALNDGTITLATTATITFTATAGTSQLPGNIGAPKPVAYGLVAPKAKDETSTNPISLNLVLGQKSASTNDRTLTAANAALFNGEWKKGHRYTYNLQLDKNDITLKSVEIKAWTEKDGGSQDVPPIIE; this is encoded by the coding sequence TTGGCACTGAATGACGGTACGATCACTCTTGCCACAACAGCCACCATCACTTTTACCGCAACCGCAGGAACTTCCCAACTTCCGGGTAATATCGGTGCCCCGAAACCGGTAGCTTACGGATTGGTTGCCCCGAAAGCTAAAGACGAAACCAGTACCAACCCGATATCCCTGAACCTCGTATTGGGGCAAAAGTCTGCATCAACCAACGACCGCACCCTGACCGCTGCCAACGCCGCCCTGTTCAACGGTGAGTGGAAGAAAGGACATCGTTACACCTACAACCTGCAACTCGACAAGAATGATATCACCCTGAAAAGTGTTGAAATAAAAGCTTGGACAGAAAAGGATGGAGGCTCGCAGGACGTGCCGCCCATTATAGAATAA